AAATTGCCAGATAAAACTCGTTTACTGCTTTAGCAAGTTCTATGCGCGATTTTATCCAGTTATTCTGGACTTCCTGTAATTCAAGAGCGTTAAAGGCTCCTGCTAAGTAACCTTCTTTTGTCATTTTAAAAACTTCCCCAGATTTTTTGACTAAAATTTTTGCTCCATAAATTTTCTTTTTTGAGGCTGCCGCTCTGCCGTAATCAATTGCCAGCCTTTTTTTTACGGATAATTTAACAGCGGATTTTGCGGATTTTAGCGCCATAAGCCTTTCACTTGCCGCATCAATAGAACCTTTATGAAGTCCAAAATTATAAATAGGGATGTTCAGCATAACAAA
This is a stretch of genomic DNA from Candidatus Acidulodesulfobacterium ferriphilum. It encodes these proteins:
- a CDS encoding TolC family protein, with the protein product MICGQAFVNYRIPPLNRLISKAIKKQPLIKIVRAEIKSAKAFVSINKAGRLPSIHGGAAYGEDTVNSFDAPNLGWQFFVMLNIPIYNFGLHKGSIDAASERLMALKSAKSAVKLSVKKRLAIDYGRAAASKKKIYGAKILVKKSGEVFKMTKEGYLAGAFNALELQEVQNNWIKSRIELAKAVNEFYLAISQLDIDMGIIPSGDGKL